In Microtus ochrogaster isolate Prairie Vole_2 linkage group LG9, MicOch1.0, whole genome shotgun sequence, the following are encoded in one genomic region:
- the Gpr6 gene encoding G-protein coupled receptor 6, translating into MNASATSLNESQVVAVAAEGAAAVATAAGAPDTSEWGPPAASAALGGGGGPNGSLELSSQLPAGPSGLLLSAVNPWDVLLCVSGTVIAGENALVVALIASTPALRTPMFVLVGSLATADLLAGCGLILHFVFQYVVPSETVSLLMVGFLVASFAASVSSLLAITVDRYLSLYNALTYYSRRTLLGVHLLLAATWTVSLALGLLPVLGWNCLADRSSCSVVHPLTRSHVALLSTSFFVVFGIMLHLYVRICQVVWRHAHQIALQQHCLAPPHLAATRKGVGTLAVVLGTFGASWLPFAIYCVVGSQEDPAIYTYATLLPATYNSMINPIIYAFRNQEIQRALWLLFCGCFQSKVPFRSRSPSEV; encoded by the coding sequence ATGAACGCGAGCGCCACCTCGCTCAACGAGTCCCAGGTAGTGGCAGTGGCGGCCGAGGGAGCAGCAGCTGTGGCCACAGCAGCCGGAGCACCGGACACCAGCGAATGGGGACCCCCAGCAGCATCCGCGGCCCTGGGAGGCGGCGGTGGACCTAACGGGTCACtggagctgtcttcccagctacCAGCAGGGCCATCGGGACTACTGCTTTCGGCAGTGAATCCCTGGGATGTGCTGTTGTGTGTGTCGGGGACCGTGATAGCAGGCGAAAACGCGCTGGTGGTGGCACTCATCGCATCCACTCCCGCGCTGCGCACGCCCATGTTTGTGCTCGTGGGTAGTTTGGCCACTGCCGACCTGCTGGCGGGCTGTGGCCTCATCCTACACTTCGTGTTTCAGTACGTAGTGCCCTCGGAGACTGTGAGCCTGCTCATGGTGGGTTTCCTGGTGGCCTCCTTCGCCGCCTCAGTCAGTAGCCTGCTTGCCATCACAGTGGACCGTTACCTGTCCCTTTACAACGCACTCACCTACTACTCGCGCCGGACCCTATTGGGCGTGCACCTCTTACTGGCAGCCACCTGGACAGTGTCACTGGCATTGGGGTTGCTGCCTGTGCTAGGCTGGAACTGCTTGGCCGACCGCTCATCCTGCAGCGTGGTGCATCCTCTAACTCGCAGCCACGTGGCGCTGCTCTCCACTTCCTTCTTTGTGGTCTTTGGCATCATGCTGCACCTGTACGTGCGCATCTGCCAGGTGGTCTGGCGCCACGCCCACCAGATCGCCTTGCAGCAGCACTGCCTAGCTCCGCCCCACCTAGCCGCCACCCGAAAGGGAGTGGGAACTCTGGCAGTGGTGCTAGGCACTTTCGGGGCCAGCTGGCTGCCCTTTGCCATCTATTGTGTGGTGGGTAGCCAAGAGGACCCGGCCATCTACACCTACGCcaccctgctgcctgccacctaTAACTCCATGATCAATCCCATCATCTATGCCTTCCGCAACCAGGAGATCCAGCGAGCCTTGTGGCTCCTGTTCTGCGGCTGTTTCCAATCCAAAGTGCCATTCCGCTCCAGGTCCCCCAGCGAGGTCTGA